From one Leptospira stimsonii genomic stretch:
- a CDS encoding glycosyltransferase: MILHIDTETGWRGGERQLLLLAEGLKKRKIPQLILGKPGSALESRCSDHGLPFEALAMKGEWDLASVKAIRAIVEERKIRLIHTHTAKAHTLALFAKSKLPTTKLVVSRRVDFSIRKNLFSIWKYKSKRNDLFLTVSNKIREILLRDGVDPAKTVTVHSGIDFSFTKKLPDPARYKKEFSIKKDTIVIGNVAALVDHKDQKTLLHAVAKIDPSKNFKLLILGEGELRKELEDLTSSLGISDRVIFTGYRQDVPDILSLFDIFTLTSKEEGLGTSILDAMAVGLPVVATKGGGIGEMLTHEKGAFLAEVGDSDALARYYEILIDDLKLRKNFGTFNKESVKRFSIKNTIRKTELAYYSFLGEELFGATE, from the coding sequence GTGATTTTGCATATAGATACAGAAACCGGCTGGAGAGGAGGAGAAAGACAACTTCTCCTTTTGGCGGAAGGCCTCAAGAAAAGAAAGATCCCTCAACTCATCCTGGGTAAACCGGGATCCGCCCTGGAAAGCCGTTGTTCCGACCATGGACTTCCGTTCGAAGCCCTCGCGATGAAAGGAGAATGGGACCTCGCCTCCGTGAAGGCGATTCGAGCGATCGTCGAAGAAAGAAAAATTCGACTCATCCACACTCACACAGCAAAGGCACACACACTCGCCCTCTTTGCAAAATCAAAACTTCCGACAACAAAGCTTGTCGTTTCCAGACGCGTTGATTTTAGTATCCGGAAGAATCTATTCTCCATCTGGAAATACAAATCCAAACGCAACGATCTCTTTCTCACGGTTTCCAATAAGATTCGGGAAATTCTTCTGAGAGACGGAGTCGATCCTGCAAAGACGGTTACCGTTCACAGTGGAATCGATTTCTCTTTTACAAAAAAATTACCGGACCCGGCGCGTTATAAAAAAGAATTCTCGATTAAAAAAGATACTATCGTAATCGGGAACGTAGCCGCGCTCGTAGATCACAAAGATCAAAAAACTCTTCTTCATGCGGTCGCAAAGATCGATCCTTCTAAAAATTTCAAACTTCTCATTCTTGGAGAAGGAGAACTCAGGAAAGAATTGGAAGACCTTACTAGTTCATTAGGAATTTCTGATAGAGTTATTTTTACCGGATATAGACAGGACGTTCCGGACATTCTTTCCCTTTTTGATATTTTTACTCTGACATCCAAAGAAGAAGGGCTCGGAACTTCGATTCTCGACGCGATGGCGGTGGGTCTTCCGGTCGTTGCAACCAAAGGTGGAGGAATCGGGGAAATGCTTACTCACGAAAAAGGAGCTTTTCTCGCCGAAGTCGGAGATTCCGATGCTCTTGCAAGATATTATGAAATTCTTATAGATGATTTGAAACTCAGAAAAAATTTCGGAACCTTCAACAAAGAATCCGTAAAAAGATTCTCCATCAAAAATACGATCCGTAAAACGGAACTCGCATACTATTCTTTCTTAGGGGAAGAACTTTTCGGAGCAACAGAATGA
- a CDS encoding DUF1554 domain-containing protein — protein sequence MKGICNFFPQRNKGLFFAKNVFSIFVCLICFSSCTLWPILTATALTKRSDSDSSSILLLMLLVGAPTSEDGNSTTANGSGAQTFTCGSSGCTIFLSMGINGNLGGITGADTHCVTSAVAQGAPGNTASYKALIMTDNGSRNLASSWVLYPNTVYRSMNNGNLVITTTDANGQFQFPLSAGITSPGGNAVYTGIDTTGASWLPKTGVNCLNWTDNTNLVSGWIGISNAPNQELDSGGSFTCDQSLVLYCVQR from the coding sequence ATGAAAGGTATCTGCAATTTCTTTCCGCAGAGAAATAAAGGACTTTTTTTTGCGAAGAACGTATTTTCAATATTTGTTTGTCTGATTTGTTTTAGTTCCTGTACCCTCTGGCCCATTTTGACGGCGACGGCTCTTACTAAACGGAGCGATTCCGATTCTTCCTCCATTCTACTTTTAATGTTATTGGTTGGAGCTCCCACGTCAGAGGACGGTAACTCAACCACAGCGAACGGTTCTGGCGCTCAAACTTTTACCTGTGGATCTTCCGGATGTACGATTTTTTTATCAATGGGAATCAACGGGAACTTAGGAGGGATAACCGGTGCGGACACACATTGTGTGACCAGCGCTGTGGCACAAGGCGCTCCCGGAAATACAGCCAGTTATAAAGCTCTTATCATGACTGACAATGGGTCCAGAAACTTGGCCTCGTCTTGGGTGCTCTATCCAAACACTGTCTACCGAAGTATGAACAATGGCAACTTGGTGATCACTACGACGGACGCGAACGGACAATTTCAATTTCCTCTCTCTGCAGGAATTACGAGCCCCGGCGGAAATGCTGTCTATACAGGCATCGATACGACGGGAGCGAGCTGGCTTCCAAAGACCGGGGTAAATTGTTTGAATTGGACCGATAATACAAATCTTGTATCGGGTTGGATTGGAATAAGCAATGCACCCAATCAGGAACTCGATTCGGGAGGTTCTTTTACGTGCGATCAATCCCTCGTTTTATATTGTGTACAAAGATAA
- a CDS encoding alcohol dehydrogenase catalytic domain-containing protein: MKIQFDAMDYRSDDSFETAKYQFEGSLETGWDISRNGKEYLHLGPGYKLLKSKLCGVCSTDLSRRFLPFPLPQVIGHEVIAEDLEQQNGIKQKYVVEINDTFEARGDDPVDEFCEEGIPTHSPERKVLGIDRLPGGFGPYILAPQNAAIPFTNIPDKTAVLIEPFAASLQAVIASPPKKGDNVAVLGPRRLGSLVIAALAAYRTSSKIDFKISALARHDHLLKLSLNLGADEAIDLRKESLESLKERFAIVYDTTSTTSGFESAIRLSKRELHLKTTNGQEVFGVKKLTELVVDELSLLPFSEENLNFHWEKENRSNQTVYVAPSVGKISLPSHFKVYYGSIEEAETILLSKDFQGHVPRFDLGIAGTAEEIDLLIRPNSKHENSLIRPRSAILFKGESNGNPLLEFLNLGKSIHTSRCGDFHLAIKLLQEDKKVTEALEKNMITHSFSPEKLSEAFTTAHTPEAIKVVISHA, encoded by the coding sequence ATGAAAATCCAATTTGACGCTATGGACTATCGTTCGGACGATTCTTTCGAAACTGCAAAGTATCAGTTCGAAGGAAGCCTCGAAACGGGCTGGGACATTTCCAGAAACGGAAAGGAATACCTTCATCTTGGACCGGGATACAAACTTCTGAAATCCAAACTCTGCGGAGTTTGTTCCACCGATCTCTCCAGACGTTTTCTTCCTTTTCCCTTACCCCAAGTGATCGGACATGAGGTCATCGCAGAAGACTTAGAACAACAGAACGGAATCAAACAAAAATACGTTGTCGAGATCAACGACACCTTCGAAGCCAGAGGCGACGATCCCGTAGACGAATTCTGCGAAGAAGGAATTCCAACACACAGCCCGGAAAGAAAGGTTCTTGGTATCGACAGACTCCCCGGCGGATTCGGTCCTTATATCTTAGCTCCGCAGAATGCGGCGATACCGTTCACAAATATTCCCGATAAGACCGCGGTTCTCATCGAACCCTTTGCCGCTTCTCTGCAAGCGGTCATCGCTTCTCCACCAAAGAAAGGAGATAACGTAGCGGTCTTAGGTCCGAGAAGATTGGGAAGTCTCGTCATCGCCGCGTTAGCCGCTTATCGCACTTCTTCCAAAATCGATTTTAAAATTTCAGCACTCGCAAGACACGATCATCTCTTAAAACTTTCCCTCAATCTTGGAGCGGACGAAGCGATCGATCTCAGAAAGGAAAGTTTAGAATCTCTGAAAGAACGTTTTGCGATCGTCTACGACACGACGAGCACGACTTCCGGATTTGAAAGTGCGATCCGACTTTCCAAACGAGAATTGCATCTGAAAACCACGAACGGACAGGAAGTGTTCGGAGTCAAAAAACTCACCGAACTCGTGGTAGACGAACTTTCCCTTTTGCCCTTCAGCGAGGAGAATCTAAACTTTCACTGGGAAAAGGAAAATCGTTCCAATCAAACCGTCTACGTCGCTCCGAGTGTGGGAAAAATTTCTCTTCCCTCTCATTTCAAAGTATATTACGGAAGTATTGAAGAAGCCGAAACCATTCTTCTTTCGAAAGATTTCCAAGGACACGTCCCTCGATTCGATCTTGGAATCGCGGGAACTGCGGAAGAAATCGATCTTTTGATCCGACCCAATTCCAAACACGAGAATTCTTTGATTCGTCCTCGAAGCGCGATCCTTTTCAAAGGAGAATCCAATGGGAATCCTCTATTAGAATTTTTGAATTTAGGAAAATCGATCCACACTTCCCGTTGTGGAGATTTTCACCTCGCGATCAAACTTCTTCAGGAAGATAAAAAAGTAACCGAAGCGCTCGAAAAGAACATGATCACACATTCCTTTTCACCGGAAAAACTGTCCGAAGCCTTTACGACCGCACATACTCCCGAAGCGATCAAAGTAGTCATTTCACATGCCTAA
- a CDS encoding DUF1554 domain-containing protein encodes MQIQIGKYLLVFSVLPFFHSSCTVWPAITTLATTESKKADQNSSFLLLLSAGTVSIIQNTVSSETNPGVAPCATSGIGCALFLSTPMANGGNFGGVAGADAQCANDAIGRNAPGVSSGSTYKALIMSENGTRNLASNWILYPNTIYYSLENSNLRVGITNANAELPGVSDNSLTGGSFTVFTGISKGPPWAPFPGYTCSSWTVGTGAPNYGLVGTTDIANSYIDSGGGIACDYIYSIYCVQR; translated from the coding sequence ATGCAAATTCAAATAGGGAAATACCTTCTCGTATTTTCCGTTTTACCGTTTTTCCATTCTTCGTGTACAGTGTGGCCAGCAATTACAACTTTGGCAACGACTGAGTCGAAAAAGGCGGACCAAAATAGCTCATTCCTTTTACTCCTTTCCGCGGGTACCGTAAGTATCATCCAGAATACGGTTTCCAGCGAAACAAATCCAGGAGTTGCACCTTGTGCAACGAGCGGGATAGGATGTGCCTTGTTTTTGTCCACACCGATGGCTAACGGTGGAAACTTTGGCGGAGTTGCCGGAGCGGATGCACAATGTGCGAATGATGCCATTGGGAGAAACGCGCCGGGTGTTTCATCGGGATCTACGTATAAGGCTCTGATCATGTCCGAAAATGGAACGAGAAATTTAGCATCAAATTGGATTCTCTATCCGAATACCATTTACTATTCGCTCGAAAATTCCAACCTAAGAGTCGGAATTACGAATGCGAATGCTGAGTTGCCGGGTGTGTCTGATAATAGCCTAACTGGAGGGTCGTTCACGGTTTTCACCGGAATTTCCAAAGGACCTCCTTGGGCGCCTTTTCCGGGATACACATGTTCTTCCTGGACAGTCGGAACTGGAGCGCCTAATTATGGTTTGGTGGGCACTACGGATATTGCTAACAGTTATATCGATAGCGGTGGGGGAATTGCCTGCGACTATATCTACAGCATTTATTGTGTACAAAGATAG
- a CDS encoding OmpA family protein, protein MNQKNGNDLYLWGLFVGFFTLILNCHQTVVIPSKSPRLGESIKGVNSISRSYILGYFEGSYSKAECSEGIENFRIFRSISDFAIHIFFGGIYETRSVEVECSRPKLDFTSIQKSSSMILNGVHFDSNSDKILKESYIILEEFSKYLKEHSNIRILILCHTDLNGNQKRNDSLSLERASATKLFLISKGIESPRMEIKGLGSKRPMIRSLDDRASSLNRRIEIQVLNGKEYDAISKKKIETEDDSTEGYTTKIIFRNGTTLNGNVISQTAQSIQLERKGEVQEIAKDKIRKIEYIRKK, encoded by the coding sequence ATGAACCAAAAAAATGGAAACGATCTCTATTTGTGGGGATTATTCGTCGGATTCTTTACTTTAATTTTGAATTGTCATCAGACCGTCGTCATTCCTTCCAAATCGCCGCGTCTTGGGGAGTCGATTAAGGGAGTAAACTCCATTTCCAGAAGTTACATTCTCGGATACTTTGAAGGAAGTTATTCAAAGGCGGAATGTTCAGAGGGAATCGAAAATTTTAGAATTTTTAGAAGTATTTCGGACTTCGCGATCCATATATTTTTCGGAGGAATTTATGAGACCAGAAGTGTAGAAGTGGAATGTTCTCGTCCGAAATTGGATTTTACTTCGATTCAAAAATCCAGTTCTATGATTTTAAATGGCGTTCATTTCGATTCGAACTCGGATAAGATTTTAAAGGAGTCATATATCATTCTTGAGGAATTTTCAAAATATCTGAAAGAACATTCAAATATTAGAATATTAATTTTATGTCATACGGATCTCAATGGAAACCAAAAAAGAAACGATTCACTTTCTTTAGAAAGAGCTTCCGCAACAAAATTATTTTTGATTTCAAAAGGAATCGAATCTCCTCGTATGGAAATAAAAGGTTTGGGATCTAAGAGGCCTATGATCCGCAGTTTGGATGATCGAGCTTCTTCGCTTAACCGAAGAATTGAAATCCAGGTCTTGAATGGGAAAGAATACGATGCGATTTCAAAAAAGAAAATCGAAACCGAGGACGATTCGACGGAAGGTTACACAACGAAGATTATCTTTAGAAACGGCACTACTTTAAACGGAAATGTTATCAGTCAAACGGCGCAATCGATCCAGTTGGAAAGGAAGGGAGAGGTTCAGGAAATCGCGAAGGACAAGATTAGGAAAATAGAATATATTCGCAAAAAATAA
- a CDS encoding OmpA family protein: protein MRTFQKKRNELFILGICLGFFSLILNCHQTIIIPSKSPRLGESIKGVHATSRSYVLGYFEGSHSKAECSEGIENFRIFRSVTDFIIHIFIGGIYNTRSIEIECIRPKLDFATIQKSGSMILKGVHFNSNSDQILNESYVILEGLSRYLKENSKLRILIVGHTDLNGNQKRNDALSLERASATKNFLISRGIDPPRMEIKGFGSKRPMLRSLDERASALNRRIEIQVLKERDEDVANKRIEPEEEDSDKKYSTRIIFRDGKMLKGNVVNQTANSIQFERNGEVQEIQKNKIRKIEYIRH from the coding sequence ATGAGAACATTTCAAAAAAAACGAAACGAACTTTTTATCCTGGGAATCTGCCTTGGATTCTTCTCCTTAATCCTGAATTGTCATCAGACGATTATAATTCCGTCGAAATCTCCGCGACTCGGAGAATCGATCAAAGGTGTACACGCCACTTCCAGGAGTTATGTTCTCGGATACTTTGAGGGAAGTCACTCGAAGGCAGAATGCTCCGAGGGAATCGAGAATTTTAGAATTTTTAGAAGCGTCACCGATTTTATCATCCATATATTTATCGGAGGAATTTACAATACACGAAGTATTGAAATAGAATGTATTCGCCCTAAGTTGGATTTTGCGACGATTCAAAAGTCGGGTTCGATGATACTCAAAGGAGTTCATTTTAATTCGAACTCGGATCAGATTCTGAACGAGTCCTACGTCATTTTAGAAGGATTGTCAAGATATCTAAAAGAAAATTCTAAACTAAGAATCTTGATCGTCGGGCATACGGATCTGAACGGAAATCAAAAACGGAACGATGCATTATCCTTAGAACGAGCCTCGGCGACGAAGAACTTTTTAATTTCGAGGGGAATCGATCCTCCCCGAATGGAAATCAAAGGATTCGGATCGAAAAGGCCGATGCTTCGAAGTCTGGATGAACGGGCATCCGCGCTCAACAGAAGAATAGAAATTCAAGTTTTGAAGGAAAGAGACGAAGACGTCGCTAATAAGCGAATCGAGCCGGAGGAAGAAGACTCGGATAAAAAATATTCTACGCGGATCATCTTTCGAGACGGTAAAATGCTAAAAGGCAACGTAGTTAATCAAACCGCCAATTCAATTCAATTTGAAAGAAACGGAGAAGTTCAGGAGATTCAAAAAAATAAGATTCGGAAAATAGAATACATCCGCCACTGA
- a CDS encoding Bor/Iss family lipoprotein, whose product MRLSVLKVNYIILIFFCVSITFCQHARVEVSPIANQKKKTESKRERILLKQNYYLMGLLPRKIEYEEASVCPERGIKEIHQYSSFSNIIYEQLTLGIYSPRSLEIFCH is encoded by the coding sequence GTGAGGTTGTCTGTGTTAAAAGTAAATTATATAATTCTGATATTCTTTTGTGTCTCGATAACCTTTTGTCAACACGCAAGAGTGGAAGTTTCGCCGATCGCAAATCAGAAAAAGAAAACCGAATCGAAAAGAGAGCGGATTCTCTTAAAACAAAATTATTACTTAATGGGCTTGCTTCCTCGGAAAATCGAATATGAGGAAGCAAGCGTCTGCCCGGAACGAGGAATCAAAGAGATTCATCAATATTCTTCTTTTTCTAATATTATTTACGAGCAGTTGACGCTTGGTATCTATTCACCACGTTCACTGGAAATTTTTTGTCATTGA
- a CDS encoding DUF1554 domain-containing protein, with product MNCIRNFLSRSNRGFLARFVSATLVVIFSLTSCTLWPILTTVVVSKPESENSSSLFLLLLAQGSSSSDSTNGTSTSSPGQVTCAATGCSLFLTPVSNGNFGGVSGADTSCAAQAAVIGAPGNTTGYKAFLMAEDGTRSLTTSWVLYPNANYYSIENSNLLISTTDANGQFAATLTNEITPSAGLAYTGIDTSGVTWIPRTGQSCVNAGASWTSTSAGVTGWVANPNSPGIEIGGAGTLTCATAASIYCVQR from the coding sequence ATGAATTGTATCCGCAATTTTTTATCGCGAAGCAATCGAGGATTCCTGGCTCGGTTCGTTTCTGCGACGTTAGTCGTTATATTCTCATTGACTTCCTGTACCTTGTGGCCGATTCTCACTACCGTTGTTGTTTCGAAACCAGAATCCGAAAATTCTTCTTCTCTTTTTTTACTTCTCTTGGCGCAAGGCAGTAGTTCCTCAGATTCTACAAATGGAACTTCCACTTCTAGTCCAGGACAGGTAACCTGCGCGGCGACCGGATGTTCTCTTTTTCTAACTCCCGTCTCGAATGGAAATTTTGGCGGAGTTTCCGGTGCCGATACAAGTTGCGCGGCTCAAGCCGCCGTGATCGGAGCGCCGGGTAACACAACCGGTTACAAAGCGTTTCTCATGGCTGAGGATGGTACGAGAAGTCTAACGACGTCTTGGGTCCTGTATCCCAATGCGAATTACTATAGTATCGAGAACAGTAATCTATTGATATCAACCACAGATGCGAACGGACAATTTGCGGCGACTTTAACAAATGAAATTACGCCTTCTGCAGGGTTAGCCTATACGGGCATAGATACGAGCGGGGTCACCTGGATACCAAGGACTGGACAAAGTTGTGTTAACGCGGGCGCTTCTTGGACGAGCACAAGCGCAGGAGTTACCGGTTGGGTGGCGAATCCTAATTCGCCCGGCATAGAAATAGGAGGGGCCGGAACTCTCACGTGCGCCACTGCCGCGTCGATTTATTGCGTTCAAAGGTGA
- a CDS encoding Bor/Iss family lipoprotein: MRSIFFRLKILTLISSLTALPLFYCQHARVEVSPIAEQKKKTDSKKERILVKQNYYLMGLLPRKIEYEESSICPERGIKEIHQYSSFMNVLFEQMTLGIYSPRSLEIYCY, translated from the coding sequence ATGCGTTCTATTTTCTTTCGTTTAAAAATTCTTACTTTGATTTCGAGTTTAACGGCGCTTCCTTTGTTTTATTGTCAACACGCAAGAGTGGAAGTTTCGCCGATCGCAGAACAGAAAAAGAAGACCGATTCGAAAAAAGAACGGATTCTCGTAAAACAAAATTATTACTTAATGGGCTTGCTTCCAAGAAAAATAGAATATGAAGAATCGAGTATTTGTCCTGAAAGAGGAATCAAAGAAATCCATCAGTATTCTTCTTTTATGAACGTTTTGTTTGAGCAAATGACTTTGGGAATTTATTCTCCGCGTTCCTTGGAAATTTATTGCTACTGA
- a CDS encoding class II glutamine amidotransferase produces the protein MCELLGMSANVPTDISFSLTGLVQRGGKTGPHKDGWGIAFYEGSGLRVFHDPAPGVESKIAEFVRKLPIKSETVISHIRKANRGKVELKNTHPFVREFWGSYWTFAHNGQFKKIKEESLGDFKPVGTTDSEYAFCWLLGKLKKMFQERPGNEAELFRAVLKLVTELRSKGVSNLLFSDSKHLYAFCSTKLSWITRKSPFGRARLLDADLSVDFRKVTRPGDRVTVIATQPLTSNEEWNHFSPGEFQVWRKGRIVFSNA, from the coding sequence ATGTGTGAACTCCTCGGTATGAGCGCGAATGTCCCAACGGACATCAGCTTCAGTCTCACGGGTCTTGTCCAGAGGGGCGGGAAGACCGGCCCTCACAAAGACGGTTGGGGAATCGCCTTCTACGAAGGAAGCGGACTTCGTGTCTTCCACGACCCCGCGCCCGGGGTAGAATCCAAAATTGCCGAGTTCGTACGGAAACTCCCGATCAAAAGCGAAACCGTCATCAGTCATATCCGAAAGGCAAACCGGGGAAAAGTGGAACTGAAAAATACCCACCCCTTTGTCCGGGAATTTTGGGGTTCCTACTGGACCTTTGCCCACAATGGACAATTTAAGAAGATCAAAGAAGAATCCCTCGGTGATTTTAAGCCGGTCGGAACTACGGACTCCGAATACGCGTTCTGCTGGCTCCTGGGAAAACTCAAGAAGATGTTCCAGGAACGCCCCGGAAACGAAGCCGAACTTTTTCGTGCCGTCCTAAAACTTGTGACGGAACTCCGGTCAAAAGGAGTCTCCAATCTTCTCTTTAGCGATTCCAAACACCTCTACGCATTCTGTTCCACAAAACTTTCTTGGATCACGAGAAAATCTCCTTTTGGAAGGGCCCGACTTCTGGACGCGGATCTCAGCGTGGACTTTCGAAAAGTGACCCGACCGGGCGACAGAGTCACGGTCATCGCGACGCAACCGCTCACTTCCAACGAAGAATGGAATCATTTCTCTCCTGGAGAATTTCAAGTTTGGAGAAAGGGAAGGATTGTATTCTCCAACGCTTGA
- the polA gene encoding DNA polymerase I, producing MKRLLIIDGHAFVFRAYYAFGASNLTNSKTGKPSGATFGFFKMLFKLLQDYAPTHVAMTFDPGGPLERGKTFEEYKANRKPMPEDLRPQIKEVMETLSNIGFRVLKMDGHEADDIIGTLCENYKATAKEILIFSGDKDLYQLLEKKNIKMLRGKKGVTEFVEIDAGWVKEELGVDVKQIPDYMGIVGDTSDNIPGVKGIGDKGASKLLQDYKTLDGIYKNLDKIKNPSMKTKLSEQKENAYLSKALATIKRDLDLEITEKDIETPDYKSDQAILYFKSQGYNALSKDLAKSAGKEVPKDTEVSETKDETSVVPAGEKGNYKFITSVDELSKVCRGLLKSRILAVDTETTSPNPAMAQLLGISFSNQEKTGFYVSVKNSASLFQEKSLTLEEVKEHLGPVLASEVPKVGQNIKYDLIVLENHGFVLNNIQFDTMLASYVLQPEGRRHNMDALAKDLLNYDTITYDDLVGTGKKKKELTDIDPEQVAEYAAEDADITFRLYQVLRKSIKDSGVEPILRDIELPLVPVLAEMEKHGIALDVPYFEELARDFDREIRHLESEIHKQAGAPFNIASTKELQKILFDQLKLRTVKKTQTGYSTDHEVLEELVGEHPIIEKLLEYRKYTKLKSTYVDALPKMVNPKTGRIHTSYNQTIAATGRLSSTDPNLQNIPIRDREGRLLRKGFIAGSSDFEILSLDYSQIELRIMAHVSKDPAMLDAYNHGLDIHRRTASALYGVPEKEVSPEMRDKAKVVNFSVIYGVTPYGLSRNLRISRDEAKSFIERYMTQYPGVKSYMDEMVAFAEANGYVQTLTGRRRPVTDIHSTHKSAKEAAKRIAINSPIQGTSADMIKIAMISIHKEIQSQKLKSKLLLQVHDELVFEVHKKEKDEFKASMKKHMERAMPLDVPILVEGKFGVNWDEAH from the coding sequence ATGAAACGTCTTCTCATCATCGACGGACACGCCTTCGTATTTCGCGCCTATTACGCGTTTGGCGCCTCCAATCTTACCAATTCCAAAACCGGAAAACCCAGCGGGGCTACATTCGGTTTTTTTAAAATGCTTTTTAAACTTCTTCAAGATTACGCGCCGACTCACGTAGCGATGACCTTCGATCCGGGCGGACCTCTCGAAAGAGGAAAAACCTTCGAAGAATACAAAGCTAATCGAAAGCCGATGCCGGAAGATCTCCGTCCTCAAATCAAAGAAGTGATGGAAACCCTTTCCAATATTGGATTTAGAGTCCTCAAAATGGACGGACACGAAGCCGACGATATCATCGGAACTCTTTGTGAAAACTACAAGGCCACCGCAAAAGAGATTCTGATTTTCTCGGGCGATAAGGATCTCTATCAACTATTAGAAAAGAAGAATATAAAGATGCTTCGAGGCAAAAAGGGAGTCACCGAATTCGTAGAAATCGACGCGGGTTGGGTCAAGGAAGAATTGGGAGTCGATGTAAAACAAATTCCGGATTATATGGGAATCGTCGGAGACACTTCGGACAACATTCCCGGAGTCAAAGGAATCGGAGACAAAGGCGCTTCGAAACTTCTTCAGGATTATAAAACCTTGGACGGGATTTATAAGAATCTCGATAAGATCAAAAATCCTTCGATGAAAACCAAACTCTCCGAACAAAAAGAGAACGCATATCTTTCCAAAGCGCTCGCGACGATCAAACGAGACCTTGATTTAGAAATCACCGAAAAAGATATCGAGACCCCGGATTACAAATCGGACCAGGCGATTCTTTATTTTAAATCGCAGGGATACAACGCGCTTTCCAAGGACCTCGCGAAGTCCGCGGGAAAAGAAGTTCCTAAGGACACGGAAGTGTCCGAAACAAAAGACGAAACTTCCGTTGTTCCTGCGGGAGAGAAAGGAAATTATAAGTTCATCACAAGCGTGGACGAACTTTCGAAAGTTTGCAGAGGACTTTTGAAATCCAGAATTCTCGCGGTTGATACCGAGACAACTTCTCCCAATCCGGCGATGGCTCAACTTTTGGGAATTTCTTTTTCCAATCAGGAAAAAACCGGATTCTATGTTTCGGTTAAGAATTCCGCATCTTTGTTTCAGGAAAAATCTTTGACTTTGGAAGAAGTCAAAGAACACCTCGGACCGGTTCTTGCGAGCGAGGTCCCGAAGGTAGGACAGAATATAAAGTATGATTTGATCGTATTAGAAAATCATGGTTTTGTGTTAAACAACATTCAGTTTGATACGATGTTGGCTTCTTACGTTCTTCAGCCGGAAGGAAGACGTCACAACATGGACGCTCTCGCAAAGGATCTTTTGAACTACGATACGATCACGTACGACGATCTCGTCGGGACCGGCAAAAAAAAGAAAGAACTGACCGATATCGATCCGGAACAAGTCGCGGAATACGCCGCCGAAGACGCAGACATTACATTTCGACTTTATCAGGTTCTCAGAAAATCGATCAAGGATTCCGGCGTGGAACCGATTCTTCGGGACATTGAGCTACCTCTGGTTCCGGTTTTGGCAGAGATGGAAAAACACGGGATCGCGTTGGACGTTCCTTACTTTGAAGAACTTGCAAGGGATTTTGATCGCGAGATTCGCCACTTGGAAAGTGAAATTCACAAACAAGCGGGCGCTCCGTTTAACATCGCTTCTACGAAGGAACTTCAAAAAATTCTTTTCGATCAACTTAAACTTCGAACCGTAAAAAAAACTCAGACCGGTTATTCCACCGATCACGAAGTTTTGGAAGAATTAGTCGGGGAACATCCGATCATAGAAAAACTTTTGGAATACAGAAAATATACGAAGCTCAAGTCCACGTATGTAGACGCGCTTCCGAAGATGGTCAATCCCAAGACGGGAAGAATTCATACGAGCTACAATCAGACGATCGCGGCCACGGGAAGATTGTCTTCCACGGATCCGAACTTGCAGAACATTCCGATTCGAGATCGAGAAGGACGTTTGCTTCGGAAAGGATTTATCGCGGGTTCCAGTGACTTTGAAATTCTCAGCTTGGATTATTCTCAGATCGAGCTAAGAATCATGGCCCATGTTTCCAAAGACCCAGCGATGCTCGACGCATACAATCACGGTCTTGACATTCACAGAAGAACCGCGTCTGCGCTTTACGGAGTTCCGGAAAAAGAAGTCAGCCCCGAAATGAGGGACAAAGCCAAGGTCGTCAACTTCTCCGTAATCTACGGAGTCACTCCTTACGGTCTGAGTCGCAATCTTAGAATTTCTCGAGACGAAGCAAAGTCTTTTATTGAACGTTATATGACACAGTACCCTGGCGTAAAAAGTTATATGGACGAGATGGTCGCCTTTGCGGAAGCAAACGGTTATGTTCAGACTCTTACGGGAAGGCGTCGTCCCGTGACTGATATTCATAGCACGCATAAGTCCGCGAAAGAAGCGGCCAAAAGAATAGCGATCAACAGTCCGATTCAAGGAACGAGCGCCGATATGATCAAGATCGCGATGATCTCGATCCATAAGGAGATACAAAGCCAGAAATTAAAATCGAAACTGCTCTTGCAAGTTCACGACGAATTGGTTTTTGAAGTTCACAAAAAGGAAAAGGATGAATTCAAGGCTTCCATGAAAAAGCACATGGAAAGAGCGATGCCTTTGGACGTTCCGATTCTTGTGGAGGGAAAGTTCGGAGTCAATTGGGACGAGGCTCACTAA